Proteins from a single region of Sphaerochaeta globosa str. Buddy:
- a CDS encoding RsmE family RNA methyltransferase produces the protein MRQLVLPRSFDGEPLLELEGKESQYLTRVLRLQIGQQILGLDGQGRKFLLTLTEIKNQSCTLSCKLVEPGMQVETTDTLPSYQGPYPNLVLLQCLCKGKKEEQIFRQATEIGATTLALVSSRYCVTDLSDKKDKAVRARFDRLEAQIKEALQQSGSPIATNLVPQVLDLRDVPSWWDGQGLAIFFHQSTRSEEQQTLTSLLKDHPLDKPVCVLIGPEGGFSDEECTFLEKEGFKPVVLKTNILRSETAGIYALAAIQVLLTQS, from the coding sequence ATGAGGCAGTTAGTTCTTCCCCGTTCTTTCGACGGGGAGCCTTTGTTGGAGCTGGAAGGCAAGGAAAGTCAGTATCTGACCAGAGTATTGCGTTTGCAGATCGGGCAGCAGATTCTTGGGCTTGACGGGCAAGGCCGGAAATTCCTGCTTACCCTCACTGAGATCAAGAATCAAAGCTGCACCCTCTCCTGCAAGCTCGTTGAACCGGGTATGCAGGTAGAGACAACCGATACCCTGCCCTCTTACCAAGGCCCCTATCCAAACCTTGTACTGCTGCAGTGTCTGTGCAAAGGAAAGAAAGAGGAACAAATTTTCCGGCAGGCTACTGAGATCGGGGCAACAACGCTTGCCCTGGTCAGTAGCAGGTATTGCGTTACCGACCTATCAGATAAAAAAGACAAAGCTGTACGTGCCCGTTTCGACCGGCTTGAAGCCCAGATTAAGGAAGCTCTTCAGCAAAGCGGGTCCCCCATTGCGACCAACCTTGTTCCCCAAGTGTTGGACTTACGCGATGTACCTTCCTGGTGGGACGGCCAAGGGCTGGCCATTTTCTTTCACCAAAGCACTCGTTCTGAAGAGCAGCAGACGCTCACTTCCTTGCTCAAGGACCATCCACTGGATAAGCCGGTATGTGTCCTCATCGGCCCTGAAGGGGGTTTCAGTGATGAGGAATGCACGTTTCTTGAGAAAGAAGGGTTCAAACCTGTCGTTTTGAAGACCAATATCCTCCGAAGTGAGACAGCCGGGATATACGCTCTTGCAGCCATACAAGTGCTTCTCACACAATCATAA
- a CDS encoding S41 family peptidase → MRKTFIRRLSLSFIVLLIFLPLFAGGSMEQILAAPLSSKTSMEADQITIDMASLERLYRYVDSIYINEVDKQKLFNDLASALIASLDDPYSFYVPPTKAQEYQEETSGVYGGIGTYLNKPSTESIDPSIPSTYMITIVSPFPGSPAQRAGLMAGDLISHIDGEKVDELTSYEASMKLRGEAGTTVTITVYRNGTSFDLTLKRERITAPTVDSGIIEGNIGYIILSEFTPQTGTQLLENVQKLMKQNIVGLIIDERNNSGGAVDGAMQSANIFLEEGKTLVTIQGKKGTMRDQRYISTGSAEVLQKLPIVILTNTGSASSAEIFAAAMKDNGRATLIGTKTFGKGIVQDVFRFGEGFAQVTTAHYYTPNGENIHKLGIEPDILVEDIQLSDEEIPAFEQLMTDKVISTFVQDNPEASEENIRRFASQYTQRGIDEEVLALLVRNEYLSKMPYDKRPIADATFDKQLNRAVQFIRTGK, encoded by the coding sequence ATGAGAAAAACATTTATACGTAGGCTTAGCCTTAGTTTCATAGTATTGCTGATATTCCTGCCCTTGTTCGCAGGCGGTTCGATGGAGCAAATCTTGGCAGCTCCGCTTTCCTCCAAGACAAGCATGGAAGCAGACCAAATTACAATCGATATGGCCTCGCTGGAACGGCTGTACCGATATGTCGACTCGATCTACATCAATGAGGTTGACAAGCAGAAGTTGTTTAACGACCTTGCTTCCGCCCTCATTGCATCCTTGGACGACCCCTATTCCTTTTATGTGCCCCCTACCAAGGCACAGGAGTACCAAGAAGAGACCAGCGGGGTATATGGGGGAATTGGAACCTATCTGAACAAACCCTCCACCGAGAGTATCGATCCTTCCATTCCCTCCACCTATATGATTACCATCGTCAGTCCGTTCCCCGGGTCCCCGGCCCAACGAGCCGGTTTGATGGCCGGTGACCTGATCAGTCACATCGATGGAGAAAAGGTGGATGAACTGACCAGCTATGAAGCGAGCATGAAGCTCAGGGGGGAAGCCGGTACCACGGTAACAATCACCGTCTATCGCAATGGAACTTCCTTCGATTTGACGCTCAAACGTGAGCGCATCACAGCTCCTACAGTCGACAGCGGTATTATCGAGGGAAATATTGGCTACATCATTCTCTCAGAATTCACCCCTCAGACAGGCACTCAGTTGCTCGAAAACGTTCAAAAACTGATGAAACAGAACATCGTTGGCTTGATTATCGACGAACGCAATAATTCAGGTGGAGCAGTGGACGGAGCTATGCAATCGGCAAACATCTTCCTCGAGGAGGGCAAGACCTTAGTCACCATCCAAGGAAAGAAAGGTACGATGCGCGACCAACGGTACATCTCCACCGGGAGTGCGGAAGTACTACAGAAACTACCTATTGTGATTCTCACCAACACCGGTTCGGCTTCCTCTGCTGAGATTTTTGCAGCTGCCATGAAAGACAATGGAAGGGCGACACTCATCGGAACAAAGACGTTCGGCAAGGGAATAGTACAGGATGTATTCCGCTTTGGAGAAGGTTTTGCCCAAGTGACCACAGCCCACTACTACACGCCCAATGGGGAGAATATTCATAAGCTGGGCATCGAGCCTGACATTCTTGTTGAGGATATTCAGCTTTCAGATGAGGAGATTCCGGCCTTCGAGCAGCTGATGACCGATAAGGTGATCAGCACCTTCGTACAGGATAATCCTGAAGCAAGTGAAGAGAACATCCGCCGCTTCGCTTCCCAGTACACCCAGCGAGGCATCGATGAGGAAGTACTGGCGCTGTTGGTCCGCAATGAGTACCTATCAAAAATGCCCTACGACAAGCGGCCTATCGCCGATGCCACCTTTGACAAGCAACTCAATCGTGCGGTCCAGTTCATCAGGACGGGGAAATGA
- the feoB gene encoding ferrous iron transport protein B codes for MSHLIALAGNPNSGKTTVFNALTGSKQHVGNWPGVTVDKKEGQYRKDKNITILDLPGTYSLSPYSAEEIITRTYIVEEKPACVINVLDGTSLERNLYLALQIMETQVPTVLAVNMMDEVAVSGDVIDFVRLEAELGVAVVPIEARNNKGLDLLMDAVMRTIETHRIPKRLELYALTGQVDEDTLADRRYTYIQSLVEQSVHKKLEKRQYTESRSDKLDKILTHRLFALPVFGLVMYGMFAMTFSENFLFIPGLPSPGIALATLVETVWGYLTGVVSSFLEYANASDWAYSLVIDGAMEGIGAIFGFLPLILILYLLMSFLEDSGYMARVAFVMDRIFRRFGLSGRSFIPLLMGFGCSVPAIMATRTLDSEKDRRITTLLCGFMPCGAKLPIFIMFVSLFFAQGNKTLVLFFLYALSLSVSILVSLVINRIVYRGQVSNFLMELPQYRLPTLRSVWIHGFEKVKGFVQKAGTVILAATILIWLLSNFNVQSFTGQNRIEKGTVLSEMDDSFLASWGKTIAPVFKPVGFGAWRPTVGIATGWVAKEMVVVTLAQLYSEDVNEAYLQQYFSDMTPEKLSELGFSEGKYSGDEAFDVYTQAVLMEGGDEQAMQSIRTDIPTKQAALAYMAFNLLCMPCFAAVGAMRRELKSWRRTVSAVGIQMATAYVAALLINLIGSLIW; via the coding sequence ATGTCCCACCTTATTGCCCTTGCCGGCAATCCCAACTCCGGCAAGACCACGGTATTCAATGCGCTGACCGGATCAAAACAACATGTTGGAAATTGGCCTGGAGTCACGGTCGACAAGAAGGAAGGCCAATACCGCAAGGATAAGAACATAACCATTCTCGATCTTCCCGGTACATACTCTTTGAGTCCTTATAGCGCCGAGGAAATCATCACCCGCACCTATATCGTGGAGGAGAAACCCGCCTGTGTCATCAATGTCCTGGACGGTACCTCGCTGGAAAGAAATCTCTATCTCGCCCTGCAGATTATGGAAACACAGGTTCCTACCGTGCTTGCAGTAAATATGATGGATGAAGTTGCTGTCAGCGGTGATGTAATCGACTTTGTCCGCCTTGAAGCAGAGCTGGGAGTGGCTGTAGTCCCTATAGAAGCAAGAAACAACAAGGGCTTGGATTTGTTGATGGATGCAGTGATGCGGACCATCGAGACTCATCGTATTCCAAAACGGCTTGAGCTCTACGCTTTGACAGGGCAGGTGGATGAGGACACCTTGGCGGACCGACGCTATACCTATATCCAATCCTTGGTTGAGCAGAGCGTGCACAAGAAGTTGGAAAAGAGGCAGTACACTGAAAGCAGAAGCGATAAGCTGGACAAGATATTGACCCATCGTCTTTTTGCCTTGCCGGTTTTTGGCTTGGTCATGTATGGAATGTTTGCCATGACCTTCAGCGAAAACTTTCTTTTTATTCCAGGTCTTCCCAGCCCAGGGATTGCCCTCGCCACCCTGGTTGAAACAGTCTGGGGCTATTTGACCGGAGTCGTGTCTTCCTTCCTCGAATATGCCAACGCCTCCGATTGGGCCTATAGTTTGGTTATCGATGGCGCTATGGAAGGTATTGGTGCAATTTTTGGCTTCCTTCCCCTGATCTTGATCCTGTATCTGCTGATGAGCTTTTTGGAAGACAGCGGCTACATGGCTCGAGTAGCCTTTGTCATGGATCGCATTTTCCGTCGGTTTGGACTTTCCGGTCGTTCATTCATCCCTCTATTGATGGGCTTTGGCTGCTCAGTCCCTGCCATTATGGCGACACGTACCTTGGATAGTGAGAAGGATCGAAGAATAACCACGCTTTTATGTGGCTTCATGCCCTGTGGAGCGAAATTGCCGATTTTTATTATGTTTGTTTCGCTCTTTTTTGCCCAAGGCAACAAGACATTGGTACTCTTTTTCCTCTATGCTCTCAGTCTTTCAGTTTCCATTCTGGTTTCACTGGTGATCAACCGTATCGTCTACAGAGGCCAAGTCTCAAACTTTTTGATGGAGCTTCCCCAGTATCGGCTTCCAACTTTGAGGTCGGTATGGATTCACGGATTTGAGAAGGTAAAGGGTTTTGTACAGAAGGCGGGTACGGTCATTCTCGCTGCAACAATTCTTATTTGGCTGCTTTCCAACTTCAATGTCCAATCCTTTACGGGACAAAACCGGATTGAGAAGGGGACTGTACTTTCCGAGATGGATGACTCGTTCCTTGCTTCATGGGGAAAGACTATAGCCCCGGTGTTCAAGCCCGTAGGATTTGGCGCTTGGAGGCCTACGGTGGGTATTGCTACAGGTTGGGTCGCCAAGGAAATGGTGGTTGTCACCTTGGCTCAACTGTACAGCGAGGATGTCAACGAAGCGTATTTGCAACAGTATTTCTCTGACATGACCCCTGAGAAGCTCAGTGAGCTTGGTTTCTCAGAGGGAAAGTATAGCGGCGATGAAGCCTTTGATGTTTATACCCAGGCCGTTCTGATGGAAGGAGGGGATGAGCAAGCCATGCAGAGCATTCGTACCGATATTCCCACCAAGCAGGCAGCCTTGGCGTATATGGCATTCAATTTGCTCTGCATGCCCTGTTTTGCTGCAGTAGGGGCGATGAGGCGGGAACTGAAGAGCTGGCGGCGAACAGTTTCCGCAGTCGGGATTCAGATGGCAACCGCTTATGTGGCAGCACTTCTGATCAACCTGATCGGCTCATTGATTTGGTAG
- a CDS encoding FeoA family protein — protein sequence MTLGDLRPKQKARVLKIGTQGQLRQRILDMGITPMVEVELIKVAPLGDPLEFLVRGYQLSLRKSDALLIEVEKV from the coding sequence ATGACACTAGGAGATTTACGTCCTAAGCAGAAGGCACGTGTTCTGAAAATTGGGACCCAAGGGCAGTTGCGCCAGCGCATTTTGGATATGGGGATCACCCCTATGGTTGAAGTAGAGCTTATTAAGGTAGCCCCACTTGGCGACCCTTTGGAGTTTTTGGTACGCGGATATCAGTTGAGTTTGAGAAAAAGTGATGCTTTGCTGATTGAAGTGGAAAAAGTGTAA
- a CDS encoding sigma-54-dependent transcriptional regulator, translated as MSLFIVSSDWRFKEKFKSHFAAAFLREFSLAEKALVALQSEEPVLLIVDNRLGNGSYQWFLQTLSDRNSTTPIILCLEKDQAEPVLAKNNLKCYCVKRTQINYVKLFEHLDELQEKEAVREKASYHPSDLIGESECMYAVREQLKRYAQEDCAVHLYGETGTGKEIAANYIHRLKYPHKNIVAVNCSLLNSTLGSSMFFGHAKGAFTDGKAELPGLVQEAHQSTLFLDEVENLSLQFQSHLLRLLETGKYRRYGDIQIHTSDFRLVTASNEKLSELIHQNVMRRDFLYRIADTYIHMPSLCEHREDIPLLCEHYLKINSLEKEISFESLKQLKSYDWPGNVRQLFSTLRRSVIMSGEQRVLQFSDENFALS; from the coding sequence ATGTCTTTGTTCATCGTCTCCTCTGATTGGCGGTTCAAGGAGAAGTTCAAGTCGCATTTTGCAGCGGCTTTTCTCCGTGAATTTTCCTTGGCGGAAAAAGCCTTGGTAGCCCTGCAGTCTGAAGAACCTGTGCTATTAATCGTCGACAATAGATTGGGTAATGGTTCATACCAATGGTTCTTACAAACCCTATCTGACAGAAATAGTACGACTCCCATCATTCTCTGCCTGGAAAAAGATCAAGCAGAACCTGTGCTGGCCAAGAATAATCTGAAATGTTATTGCGTGAAGCGAACACAAATCAACTACGTCAAACTCTTCGAGCATCTGGATGAGTTGCAGGAGAAAGAGGCTGTTCGGGAGAAAGCATCATACCATCCCAGTGACCTGATCGGGGAAAGCGAGTGCATGTATGCCGTCAGGGAACAGCTTAAGCGCTATGCACAAGAAGATTGTGCGGTCCATCTGTATGGGGAGACGGGAACAGGCAAGGAGATTGCAGCCAATTATATACACCGCCTTAAATATCCCCATAAGAATATTGTTGCAGTGAACTGTTCACTGCTCAACAGTACGCTGGGTAGTTCGATGTTCTTTGGTCATGCCAAAGGAGCCTTCACAGATGGTAAGGCGGAACTTCCGGGCCTTGTTCAAGAAGCTCATCAATCGACATTGTTCCTCGATGAAGTGGAAAACCTTTCTCTTCAGTTCCAATCACACCTCTTGCGTTTGCTTGAGACAGGAAAATATCGTCGATATGGCGATATTCAGATACACACTTCAGATTTCCGGCTTGTTACGGCATCCAACGAAAAACTTTCAGAGTTGATCCATCAGAATGTAATGCGCAGGGATTTTCTCTACCGCATAGCCGATACGTATATCCACATGCCTTCCTTATGTGAGCATAGGGAGGATATTCCCTTGCTTTGTGAGCATTACCTGAAAATAAATTCGCTCGAAAAGGAAATTTCTTTTGAGAGCCTCAAGCAACTTAAATCTTATGATTGGCCGGGTAATGTAAGACAGCTGTTCTCCACTCTACGACGGAGTGTCATCATGAGTGGGGAACAGCGAGTGTTACAGTTCAGCGATGAGAATTTTGCGTTAAGTTGA
- the lgt gene encoding prolipoprotein diacylglyceryl transferase produces the protein MTQFITFPSWISPQIIPGLPLRWYGLMYVVAFSFAYLMIRIQARKGDIALDADQSLNLVLYCVVGLVVGARLFSVLFYDGTPYYWTHPWMIFWPFRGGQFVGLPGMSYHGGLVGAIVGALLFSRNYHFSFLLLADTVSYAAPLGYTFGRLGNFINGELFGRVSTKPWAIVFPDAPLFSTNYAWVRTIADSLGMAYQRGDLVNLPRHPSQLYEALFEGILLFCFLWFVIRKRKNLVAGSGLAWYMIGYGTVRFFIEYFRSPDENLGYILAFGKESDTIALFQSFFNFSMGQLFCLAMVFTGIIFALILRRNKGALHASHR, from the coding sequence ATGACGCAATTTATCACCTTCCCCAGCTGGATTTCGCCACAAATAATACCCGGCTTACCCCTGCGGTGGTATGGTCTGATGTACGTAGTGGCCTTTTCGTTTGCCTACCTGATGATCCGCATTCAAGCTCGAAAAGGTGATATCGCCCTCGATGCCGACCAAAGTCTCAATCTGGTGCTCTACTGTGTTGTAGGGCTGGTAGTCGGAGCCAGGCTTTTTTCTGTTTTGTTCTATGACGGAACCCCCTATTACTGGACCCATCCCTGGATGATATTCTGGCCGTTTAGAGGTGGCCAATTTGTCGGTCTTCCGGGTATGAGTTATCACGGCGGACTGGTTGGTGCCATTGTCGGTGCCTTGCTTTTCAGCCGTAATTACCATTTCAGCTTTCTTTTACTTGCCGATACAGTCAGCTATGCAGCTCCCTTGGGTTATACGTTCGGTCGGTTGGGAAACTTCATCAACGGCGAGCTTTTCGGGCGAGTCTCCACCAAGCCTTGGGCGATTGTCTTTCCTGACGCCCCCTTGTTCTCCACCAACTATGCATGGGTGCGAACCATTGCCGATTCACTTGGCATGGCATATCAGAGAGGAGACCTTGTAAACCTGCCACGCCATCCAAGCCAGCTGTATGAAGCCCTGTTTGAAGGGATCCTGCTTTTTTGTTTCCTATGGTTCGTTATCAGAAAGCGAAAGAACCTGGTTGCCGGTTCGGGTCTCGCCTGGTATATGATCGGGTATGGGACGGTGAGGTTCTTCATTGAGTACTTCCGCTCTCCCGACGAGAACCTTGGCTACATTCTTGCCTTCGGAAAAGAGTCGGATACCATTGCCTTGTTCCAATCCTTTTTCAACTTCTCCATGGGACAGCTCTTCTGCCTTGCCATGGTATTCACGGGAATAATATTTGCTCTCATCTTGCGACGAAATAAAGGAGCCTTGCATGCCTCACATCGATGA